Proteins encoded within one genomic window of Bacillus thermozeamaize:
- a CDS encoding glycolate oxidase subunit GlcD encodes MYGKINTESLNELRSLIRDEKRLLTGPADRYSYSYDASFGQFLPDVVIQPESATEIAGILKWANRHRIPVYPRGQASGLSGGCLPVKGGVVLDLSAMDKKLEVDAEDLVAVVSPGVLTARIHQAAEAAGLMYPPDPSSAAVSTIGGNLAENSGGPRGLKYGVTKDYVLGLEVVTPQGEIIRTGGRTVKNVTGYDLTRLIVGSEGTLGVITEAILRLIPKPPASATLMAVFDDLVDSGKAISRVLASGILPAKMEIMDQASMEAVEAYRPSGLPLDAEAILLIEVDGHPAAVQEEIRQAGEICRNLGARSVQIPETSEEAQKLWQIRKLVSPAIARIKPTKIAEDATVPRSQIPAMFARLKEIREKYRLHLVVFGHAGDGNLHPNIICDERNKEEMQRAAQAVREIFEAAVSLGGTLSGEHGIGLMKSPFMEMELGPVGLDMMRRIKQAWDPNQILNPGKIFPEPGQRWVLET; translated from the coding sequence ATGTACGGGAAAATCAACACTGAATCGCTCAACGAACTCCGTTCCCTCATCCGCGACGAGAAACGGCTGCTGACCGGACCGGCCGACCGCTACAGCTACAGTTACGACGCCTCGTTCGGTCAATTTTTGCCTGATGTGGTCATCCAGCCCGAATCGGCGACCGAGATCGCCGGCATCCTGAAATGGGCCAACCGCCACCGGATCCCCGTCTACCCCCGCGGCCAGGCCAGCGGGCTGAGCGGCGGCTGTCTGCCCGTCAAAGGGGGCGTGGTTCTGGATCTTTCAGCCATGGACAAAAAGCTGGAAGTGGACGCCGAAGATCTGGTGGCCGTCGTTTCCCCTGGCGTCTTGACCGCACGCATCCACCAGGCGGCGGAAGCGGCGGGCCTGATGTACCCGCCCGATCCCAGCAGCGCCGCCGTCTCCACGATAGGCGGCAACCTGGCGGAAAACTCCGGCGGCCCGCGCGGCCTGAAATACGGCGTCACCAAGGATTACGTGCTCGGCCTGGAAGTAGTCACGCCGCAGGGGGAGATCATCCGGACGGGCGGCCGTACCGTGAAAAACGTCACTGGCTATGATCTGACCCGGTTGATCGTCGGTTCCGAAGGGACGCTCGGCGTCATCACCGAAGCCATCCTCCGCCTGATCCCAAAACCGCCCGCCTCAGCCACGCTGATGGCTGTCTTTGATGACCTGGTCGATTCGGGAAAAGCCATCTCCCGTGTTCTGGCTTCCGGCATCCTGCCTGCCAAAATGGAAATCATGGACCAGGCCTCGATGGAAGCGGTGGAGGCCTACCGGCCCAGCGGCCTGCCTCTGGATGCGGAAGCCATCCTGTTGATTGAGGTGGACGGCCATCCTGCCGCCGTCCAGGAAGAAATCCGCCAAGCGGGCGAGATTTGCCGCAACCTGGGCGCCCGCAGCGTGCAAATCCCTGAAACTTCCGAGGAGGCCCAAAAGCTCTGGCAGATCCGGAAACTGGTCTCTCCGGCCATCGCCCGCATCAAACCGACCAAAATCGCAGAAGACGCGACCGTCCCACGGAGCCAAATCCCGGCCATGTTTGCCCGCCTGAAGGAGATCCGGGAAAAATACCGGCTCCATCTGGTGGTGTTCGGCCATGCCGGCGACGGCAATCTGCATCCGAACATTATCTGCGACGAACGGAACAAAGAGGAAATGCAGCGGGCGGCGCAGGCGGTGCGGGAGATCTTCGAAGCGGCGGTATCGCTTGGCGGAACGCTCTCTGGAGAACACGGCATTGGCCTGATGAAATCCCCCTTTATGGAGATGGAATTGGGACCTGTAGGCCTTGACATGATGCGCAGGATTAAACAGGCCTGGGATCCGAACCAGATCCTCAATCCCGGAAAAATCTTTCCCGAACCCGGACAAAGGTGGGTGCTGGAAACATGA
- a CDS encoding long-chain fatty acid--CoA ligase (activates fatty acids by binding to coenzyme A), with product MAEKPWLKHYSENVRATLEYPEKTLGDLFIETTEKYPEREAIHFLGKRLTYRQLRDEVFKFANVLSKLGVKKGERVSLMLANTPQSVIAYYAVLLLGGIVVQTNPMYTERELKHQLEDAGVETILALDLVYPRLSKVASQTPLKHIIYTSIKDYLPFPKNLLYPFKQKKDGMWHDIPYGNGVYAYEQLMKAAPATRPEPVALDPKEDLALLQYTGGTTGLPKGVMLTHYNLVVNTFQCMEWQEKHDEEQQRVLAVLPFFHVYGMTVVMNLSIATGALMILLPRFDVKEVLETIQKEKPTQFPGAPTMYIGLLNHPDVNKYDLSSVNICLSGSAPLAPEVQKQFETLSNGGLLVEGYGLTEASPVTHSNPINGLRKVGSIGIPWPDTDARIVDEEGNDVPVGEVGELIIRGPQVMKGYWNRPDETAKTLRDGWLYTGDMARMDEDGYFYIVDRKKDMIIAGGFNIYPREVEDVLFEHPAVKEAAVVGVPDPYRGETVKAFIVLKEGKTVTEEELDQHCRANLAAYKVPRIYEFRDELPKTMVGKVLRRQLQEEERAKYQQQRPQPAEQNAQEG from the coding sequence ATGAAGTATTCAAATTTGCCAATGTGTTGTCCAAATTGGGGGTGAAAAAAGGGGAGCGGGTCTCGTTGATGTTGGCCAATACCCCCCAGAGCGTGATCGCGTATTATGCGGTGTTGCTGCTTGGAGGCATTGTGGTCCAAACTAACCCGATGTATACCGAACGAGAGCTGAAGCACCAGCTGGAAGACGCGGGAGTGGAAACCATCCTGGCCCTGGATCTGGTGTACCCGCGCCTGTCCAAGGTGGCTTCGCAGACCCCCCTGAAGCACATCATTTACACCAGCATCAAGGATTACCTGCCGTTTCCGAAAAATTTGCTCTATCCGTTCAAGCAGAAAAAAGACGGAATGTGGCATGACATCCCATACGGAAACGGCGTTTATGCATACGAGCAATTGATGAAGGCGGCTCCCGCCACGCGGCCGGAACCGGTAGCGCTCGACCCGAAAGAAGATTTGGCGCTGCTTCAGTATACCGGCGGGACGACGGGATTGCCCAAGGGTGTGATGCTGACCCATTACAACCTGGTAGTCAATACATTCCAGTGCATGGAATGGCAGGAAAAACACGATGAAGAGCAGCAGCGGGTGCTGGCTGTGCTGCCGTTTTTCCACGTTTACGGGATGACGGTGGTGATGAACCTCAGCATTGCCACGGGCGCGCTGATGATCCTGCTGCCGCGCTTTGATGTCAAAGAGGTCCTGGAAACCATCCAGAAGGAGAAGCCCACCCAGTTTCCCGGCGCGCCGACGATGTACATCGGACTGCTCAATCATCCGGATGTCAACAAATATGATTTGTCGTCGGTGAACATCTGCCTCAGCGGCTCTGCGCCGCTTGCCCCTGAGGTCCAAAAGCAATTTGAGACCCTAAGCAACGGCGGTCTCTTGGTGGAAGGGTACGGGCTGACAGAGGCTTCACCGGTCACCCACTCCAATCCGATCAATGGCCTCCGCAAGGTGGGAAGCATCGGCATCCCTTGGCCGGATACGGATGCCCGCATCGTGGATGAGGAGGGAAATGATGTCCCCGTGGGCGAAGTGGGCGAGCTGATCATTCGCGGACCTCAGGTCATGAAGGGGTACTGGAACCGCCCCGATGAAACGGCAAAGACGCTGCGGGATGGCTGGCTTTACACGGGGGATATGGCCAGGATGGATGAGGACGGGTACTTCTACATTGTCGACCGGAAAAAGGATATGATCATCGCGGGTGGATTCAACATTTACCCGCGGGAAGTGGAGGATGTTCTCTTTGAGCATCCGGCGGTCAAGGAGGCGGCCGTGGTGGGGGTACCCGACCCGTACCGGGGAGAGACCGTCAAGGCTTTCATCGTTCTCAAGGAAGGAAAGACGGTGACGGAAGAAGAGCTGGATCAGCATTGCCGGGCAAATCTGGCGGCCTATAAGGTGCCGAGGATCTACGAATTCCGCGATGAACTGCCCAAAACAATGGTCGGCAAGGTGTTGCGCCGGCAACTGCAGGAAGAGGAACGGGCCAAATATCAGCAGCAGCGTCCGCAACCGGCAGAGCAAAACGCGCAAGAAGGGTAG
- a CDS encoding glycolate oxidase, with protein MSKPSLLETAHEKTLSCVQCGYCLPVCPTYRTTGRETHSPRGRLNLVKMAAEGKLPLAELAEPIDLCLGCRACETACPTGVEYGRIHAAASHALAEVKREPARTRAVRKRLLASLLPFPGRLRRAGHLLWAYQSLGFQSLARRLNLLRLLPGNLGQWEAVLPTVPSPRDRKLPRFLPPRAPKRTGKAPEKRVRVGFLHGCIMEVLFHRVNRLSMELLSHCGYEVVLLQGQTCCGALHAHTGEVEMAVRLAKQNILAAEQGGVDWVVSNAGGCGAHLKEYPLLFAAEPDWEERAKAFAAKVRDISQLLDEAEEQPAAKPMREVITYQPSCHMSHVQKVTEAPRKLLRHIPGITFREMAYAEHCCGSAGVYNLLHFEESMQILDLKMESVRDTKAAIIVTTNPGCQLQLQMGIHRAGLDSSVRVLHLVELLAEAWGIKEA; from the coding sequence ATGAGCAAACCTTCCCTGCTGGAGACGGCCCATGAAAAAACATTGTCCTGTGTGCAATGCGGGTATTGCCTGCCGGTCTGCCCCACATACCGGACGACGGGAAGGGAAACCCACTCCCCGCGCGGCCGGCTCAACCTGGTCAAGATGGCGGCGGAAGGCAAGCTGCCCCTGGCCGAGCTGGCCGAACCCATCGATCTCTGCCTGGGTTGCCGCGCCTGTGAAACAGCTTGTCCCACGGGAGTGGAATACGGCCGGATTCACGCGGCGGCCAGCCACGCGCTGGCTGAAGTAAAACGGGAACCGGCCCGCACACGGGCGGTCCGCAAACGGCTGCTGGCCTCCCTTCTTCCCTTTCCCGGCCGGTTGCGGCGGGCGGGCCACCTGTTGTGGGCTTATCAGTCGCTCGGCTTTCAGTCATTGGCCAGGCGGCTGAACCTGTTGCGACTGCTTCCCGGTAACCTGGGGCAGTGGGAAGCGGTTCTGCCAACGGTCCCATCACCCCGGGACAGAAAGCTGCCCCGGTTCCTGCCTCCACGCGCGCCAAAAAGAACTGGGAAAGCGCCGGAAAAGCGGGTCAGGGTGGGGTTCCTGCACGGCTGCATCATGGAAGTCCTGTTCCATCGCGTCAACCGGCTGAGCATGGAGCTGCTCTCACACTGCGGCTATGAGGTGGTTCTCCTGCAGGGCCAGACATGCTGCGGCGCGCTGCACGCCCACACCGGCGAAGTGGAAATGGCCGTCCGGCTGGCCAAGCAGAACATCCTGGCCGCCGAGCAGGGGGGCGTGGACTGGGTGGTGAGCAACGCCGGAGGATGCGGCGCCCATCTGAAAGAATATCCGTTGCTCTTTGCCGCTGAACCGGACTGGGAAGAGCGGGCAAAAGCCTTCGCCGCAAAAGTCCGGGACATCAGCCAGCTGCTGGATGAGGCGGAAGAGCAACCCGCCGCCAAACCCATGCGCGAAGTCATCACCTATCAGCCCTCCTGCCACATGAGCCATGTCCAAAAGGTAACCGAAGCACCTCGCAAGCTGCTTCGCCACATCCCAGGCATCACCTTCCGCGAGATGGCCTATGCGGAACATTGCTGCGGTTCAGCGGGCGTATACAATCTCCTTCACTTTGAAGAATCGATGCAGATTCTCGACCTGAAGATGGAATCGGTCCGCGACACGAAAGCGGCTATCATCGTCACCACAAACCCCGGCTGTCAGTTGCAGCTGCAGATGGGCATCCATCGCGCCGGCCTGGATTCATCCGTCCGTGTCCTCCACCTGGTGGAATTGCTGGCAGAAGCCTGGGGAATAAAGGAAGCATGA